CCCAGCACCACGAAGGACAGCGCCGGATACGCGTACCCGGGATCGACGAACTGCACGAAGAAGGCGACGAAGAACAGGATCGCCTTGGGATTGAAGAGGCTGATGACGAGCGCCCGGCGATACGGCCGCTCGTCGGCGACCACCTCACCGCCCTGCTCCCCGGCGGGAGCCGTCCGCGACCGCCACATCCCCCACGCGGCCCGCAGCATCCCGACCGCCAGCCACGTCAGATACCCGGCACCGGCGTACTTGACGATCCCGAACAGCACGGCGTTGGCCTGGAGCAGGGACGCCACCCCGGCCGCCGACAGCGTCATCAGCACGGCGTCCCCGCACCACACGCCCGCCGCGGCGGTGTACCCGGCCCGTACCCCGCGCCGGGCGGCGACGGACAGGACGTACAGCGAATTCGGACCGGGCAGCAGGACGATCAGTACGAGTCCTGCCAGATAGGTGGGGAGATCTATGACGCCGAGCATGCACAGGAGTCTCGCACGCTAGAACGAATGCGAGGGAACGAATGTGCCCCACACCTCCCGCAGGGCACCGCACACCTCACCGACCGTCGCCCGGGCCCGCAGCGCGTCCTTCATCGGGTACAGGACGTTGTCCTCTCCCTCGGCCGCCTTCTTCAGGGCGTCGAGGGCCGAGGTCACCGCCGCCGGGTCCCGTTCCGCCCGCAGCCGTGCCAGGCGCTCCGCCTGCTGGGCCTCGATGGCGGGGTCCACGCGCAGCGGCTCGTACGGTTCCTCCGCGTCGAGCTGGAACCGGTTGACGCCGACGACGACCCGCTCGCCCGCGTCCGTCTCCTGGGCGATCCGGTAGGCGTTGCGCTCGATCTCGTCCTTCTGGAAACCGTGCTCGATGGCCGCGACCGCGCCCCCGAGGTCCTCGACCCGGTGCATCAGGTCGAGGGCCGCCGCCTCCACGTCGTCGGTCATCCTCTCCACGACGTAGGAGCCGGCGAAGGGGTCCACGGTGGCGGTCACGTCCGTCTCGTGGGCGAGGACCTGCTGGGTGCGCAGCGCCAGCCGCGCGCTCCTGTCCGTGGGCAGGGCGATCGCCTCGTCGAAGGAGTTGGTGTGCAGCGACTGTGTGCCGCCCAACACCGCGGCCAGGGCCTGGACTCCGACCCGGACCAGGTTCACCTCGGGCTGCTGGGCGGTGAGTTGGACACCGGCCGTCTGGGTGTGGAAGCGCAGCATCTGCGACTTGGGGTTCCGGGCGCCGAACTCGTCGCGCATCACCCGGGCCCACATGCGCCGCGCCGCGCGGAACTTGGCGACCTCCTCCAGGAGCGTCGTCCGCGCCACGAAGAAGAAGGAGAGGCGGGGGGCGAAGTCGTCGACGTCCATGCCCGCCGCCACCGCCGTGCGCACGTACTCGATGCCGTCGGCGAGCGTGAACGCGATCTCCTGCGCGGGGGACGCGCCCGCCTCGGCCATGTGGTAGCCGGAGATCGAGATGCTGTTCCACCTGGGGATCTCGGCCCGGCAGTACTTGAAGATGTCGGCGGTCAGCCGGAGGGAGGGCTTCGGCGGGAAGATGTACGTTCCCCGCGCGATGTACTCCTTCAGGACGTCGTTCTGGATCGTGCCGGTCAGCTGCTCGGCCGCGACGCCCTGTTCCTCCGCCACCAGTTGGTACAGGAGCAGCAGCAGCGCCGCCGGGGCGTTGATCGTCATCGAGGTGGAGACCTGGTCCAGGGGGATCCCGCCGAACAGCACCCGCATGTCGTCGACCGAGTCGATGGCGACGCCCACCTTGCCGACCTCGCCGTGCGCGAGGGGGGCGTCGGAGTCGTGGCCCATCTGGGTGGGGAGGTCGAAGGCGACGGACAGGCCCGTGGTGCCGTGGGCGATGAGCTGCCGGTAGCGGGCGTTGGACTCGACGGCCGTGCCGAAGCCGGCGTACTGGCGCATGGTCCAGGGGCGGCCGGTGTACATCGACGGATAGACGCCCCTGGTGAAGGGGTAGGTTCCCGGTTCGCCCAGCTTGTCCGCGGGGTCCCAGCCCTCAAGTGCGTCCGGCCCGTACACCGGCTCGATGGGCAGTCCGGACTCAGACTCGCGCGTCATGGTGTGCCGCCTCCCGTCACTGGGGTACTGGTCCCCACAATGCCGCGCCGTTCGCGACGAGTCATCCGCGGGAAACATCTCCAGCGGCAGGGTGGTGAGACGACGGGGGGCGCGATGCGTATCGAGGGCATGGGGAGAGGGGTCGCCGCGCTGCTGGTCGTGGCCGCCGTGGGCGGCTGCACCGTGCAGCCGGGGCAGGACGACGGGAAGAGTCGGTCGCCGGTGCGCATCGAGCTGCCCGACAGCGCCTCACCGACGCCGCGCGCCACCACCCCCTCCGCCACGCCGTCCACGAGTGCACCGGCCAAGGTGCTCTGGTCCCGCGGCGACACCGGCCGGGACATCCGTGAACTCCAGGCGCGGCTGCGGCAGGTCGCCTGGATCTTCGAGGGCCCGACGGGGACGTACGACGACGCTACGGAGGAGGCCGTCAAGGGCTTCCAGGGCAAACGCGGGCTGCCGAGCACCGGCGAGACCGACTCCGTCACCTGGCAGCGGCTGCGGAGGATGACCCATGAGCCGGGCAAGTGGGAGCTGTATCTGATGGGCGGCCAGCCCGCCGACGCGCCGGACCCGCGCTGCATGACCGGGCGGGTGCTGTGCATCAGCAAGTCGAGCCGTACGTTGCGCTGGATGGTGGACGGCAGAACGCTGAAGACGCTGCCGGTGCGGTTCGGGTCCGATTACACCCCCACCCGCGAGGGCGTCTTCCACGTCTACTGGAAGTCCCGCGACCACTACTCGACGCTCTACGACTCACCGATGCCGTACGCGATGTTCTTCAGCGGGGGCCAGGCCGTGCACTACTCGACGGACTTCGCGGCCCGTGGCTACGCGGGCGCCTCGCACGGCTGTGTGAACGTACGGGACCAGGCGGCGATCACGGAGCTCTTCGACGAGGTGCGCGACGGCGACAAGGTCGTCGTGCACTGGTGAGGTGTGGGGCGCGGGCGGGACCGGGGGAACGTGTCCCGCCCGCGCCGAATGCACGAGCCGTGGGTACGGGGGGAACCCCGGCTCTGTGCGACGGCCGATGACCAGTCGGCTCACTCAGTACTGCGCCACCGACTCCGAAAACGTCACACCCCCCGGGAGAAAAGTTCGCGGGCCCCGGTTCAGCGGGGTTCGGAGGGTCGGGTACGAAGGGCTCAGAGCGTCGAGTACGAGGGGCTCGGCGCCGGTTCCGGTGAGGTCGCCGCCTGCTTCGGCAGGAGCGGGGCGGCGGTGTCCGGCTCCGCGGTGGAGCGGCCCCCGTCCTCGTCGTGCCGGTTGCCACCACCGTTGCCACGACCGTTGCCGCCGCCTCCGGAACGTGAGTCGTGGCCGTCGTCGTGGCCGTCGTCGTCGCCCTTGCCCCGGCCGCCGTTGCCGTCCTGGTCCTTGCCGGCGCCGTCCCGGTCCTCGCCGGTGCCGGGCTGGGTGTCGGAACGGGTGCCGGCGGAGGTGCCCAGGACGCCCTGGCAGAACTTCCACACCCGGGTCGAACCGCCCGCCAGGCCTTCCAGGGCGCGGCGCCGGTCGCCGGACAGCTGCTTGCCGTCGCGCAGGTCACGGCAGGCCGAGGGTGCCTTGCTCCACCAGGAGCCGAACTTTCCGTCCTTCTCGTCCGTGCCGGTGCCCGGGGAGCCGCTCGCGCCGTCGCGGGCCGTGTCGCGTCCGCCGCCGGGGTTCGCGGAGGCACCGCTGGAACCGTCCGGCGTCGCCTCGCCCTCACCGGTGCCCTCGGGCGGCGACGGCGAGACGAGCGGGCGGTCCGAGGGCACGGCGGCCGAGACGGAGGCGTTGGGGCCGGGCTCGGCGTCGCCGAACGGGGTCGGCAGCAACCCGGCGCCGGCCGCGGCGGCCACTCCGCCAGCCAGGCCGAAGGCCAGCGCGGCGGCGAGCGCGAGGCGGACGGGGCGGGAACGGCGGGGGCGGGCCACAGGGGCGGTACGGCCGTGCCGTCCGCTGATCCGGACGAGGCCCACGTCGGCATGGGCGGCGGCCCTGTCCCCGTGGTCCGCGCGTGCCGGGCCCGCGGGGAGCGTGCCCCGGTCGGCGTGCGCCTTGCGGAAGGCGGCCAGGGCGGCTTCCTCGCCGGGCAGTTCGAGGGTGTCCGGCGGCGGGTCCTGGGACAGCGCGCCCAGGGTCTTGGCGAGCCGCTCGGCCTTGTCGCGGGCGGCGGGGTCGACAGCGTTGTCCAGTGAGTCGCCGCGCAGCAATCGCTCCGCCAGTTCGCGGTCGAGCCACTCGTCCTGCTTGTCGGCCATCACATGTCCTTCTGCGTCCGCGCACGCGTATGCGTCACACTCGCGGACGTCACCGCGCGGTCGGGCGGTTCTCGCTGGGGCGGCAGGGCGTCGAGGGCCTCGGCCGATTCCGGATCGGCGGTGCCGGCGGCCTCCGCGGTCTCGGCGCCCAGGAGTTCGGCGAGCCTCTTCAGCCCGCGGTGCGCGGCGGTGCGCACGGCTCCGGGCCGCTTGCCCAGCGTCTCCGCCGCGGACTTGGCGTCGAGGCCCACCACCACGCGCAGGACGACGGCCTCGGCCTGGTCCTGCGGAAGCCGGGCGATGAGGGAGAGGGTGCTGTCGGTGGCCAGGGCCTCGATGGCCTCGCCCGCGGTGTCGGACTCGGCGGCCTTCCCGGTCAGTTCCGTTTCGTCGCCGCCGATCGCGGGGCGGCGGCCGCGCATGCGTATGTGGTCCAGGGCGCGGTTGCGGGCGATCCGGGCGGCCCAGCCGCGGAAGCGGTCGGCGTCCCCGCTGAAGCGGTCCAGGTCGCGGGCGATCTGGAGCCAGGCCTCGGAGGTGACGTCCTCGGCGTCCGGATCGCCGACCAGCGTGCGGACGTATCCGAGCAGCCGCGGGTGCACGGCGCGGTACACAGTCCGGAACGCGGTCTCGTCCCCGTCCTGTGCCGCAAGCACGGCGGCGGTCAGCTCCGCGTCATCCCCCAGCACGCATGGTTCCTCGGTCGATGGTCGCGACCCCCCGGGGCCGCCTGCGATTGCGGTGGTTCCTCGCCTCCCGCTCGGCGCGAAAGGCACGTTACGACCTGAAACCGCTGCTCGTCCATGTCCGTACAAGATGCAACCACCTCGTGACGGGGTGGGCGGGACCCCGATCCGAGCCGGGTGTGACAGAAAACGCACTCATGGCGCTGTAGGGAGTACGGGCCGCCGCGCGGCCCGTGCCGCGCGACGGCCGGGGCCTCTCCTGTGGGGGGTGGCGGCCCCGGCCGTCTCCGCGTGCCGCGGGCGCGAGGTGCGCAGGGCACAGCGAGGTCGCCGGGACCTGTTCCAGGATTCCCGTGGTTACTGCTTCTTCTTGCCCGTGGCCTTCTCGGGCTGCTTCCCGCTGTTGCCCGGCGCGTCCGTGGTCGGCGCCGCCGTGGCCGTGTCGCTCTTGCCGGAGCCGTTGCCCTTGCCCTTGCCCGGCGTGGTGTCCTGCTCGTCCTGCGCCAACTGCCGTGCGCAGTACGCCGCGACCTGGTCCTCGCCGCCGGCCGCCTCGATCAGCCGCTGCCAGGCCGCC
This DNA window, taken from Streptomyces sp. NBC_00663, encodes the following:
- the leuE gene encoding leucine efflux protein LeuE, which encodes MLGVIDLPTYLAGLVLIVLLPGPNSLYVLSVAARRGVRAGYTAAAGVWCGDAVLMTLSAAGVASLLQANAVLFGIVKYAGAGYLTWLAVGMLRAAWGMWRSRTAPAGEQGGEVVADERPYRRALVISLFNPKAILFFVAFFVQFVDPGYAYPALSFVVLGAFAQLASFLYLTALIFSGTRLADAFRRRKRLSAGVTSAAGALFLGFAVKLSLASA
- a CDS encoding L,D-transpeptidase family protein; its protein translation is MGRGVAALLVVAAVGGCTVQPGQDDGKSRSPVRIELPDSASPTPRATTPSATPSTSAPAKVLWSRGDTGRDIRELQARLRQVAWIFEGPTGTYDDATEEAVKGFQGKRGLPSTGETDSVTWQRLRRMTHEPGKWELYLMGGQPADAPDPRCMTGRVLCISKSSRTLRWMVDGRTLKTLPVRFGSDYTPTREGVFHVYWKSRDHYSTLYDSPMPYAMFFSGGQAVHYSTDFAARGYAGASHGCVNVRDQAAITELFDEVRDGDKVVVHW
- a CDS encoding acyl-CoA mutase large subunit family protein; the protein is MTRESESGLPIEPVYGPDALEGWDPADKLGEPGTYPFTRGVYPSMYTGRPWTMRQYAGFGTAVESNARYRQLIAHGTTGLSVAFDLPTQMGHDSDAPLAHGEVGKVGVAIDSVDDMRVLFGGIPLDQVSTSMTINAPAALLLLLYQLVAEEQGVAAEQLTGTIQNDVLKEYIARGTYIFPPKPSLRLTADIFKYCRAEIPRWNSISISGYHMAEAGASPAQEIAFTLADGIEYVRTAVAAGMDVDDFAPRLSFFFVARTTLLEEVAKFRAARRMWARVMRDEFGARNPKSQMLRFHTQTAGVQLTAQQPEVNLVRVGVQALAAVLGGTQSLHTNSFDEAIALPTDRSARLALRTQQVLAHETDVTATVDPFAGSYVVERMTDDVEAAALDLMHRVEDLGGAVAAIEHGFQKDEIERNAYRIAQETDAGERVVVGVNRFQLDAEEPYEPLRVDPAIEAQQAERLARLRAERDPAAVTSALDALKKAAEGEDNVLYPMKDALRARATVGEVCGALREVWGTFVPSHSF
- a CDS encoding RNA polymerase sigma factor: MLGDDAELTAAVLAAQDGDETAFRTVYRAVHPRLLGYVRTLVGDPDAEDVTSEAWLQIARDLDRFSGDADRFRGWAARIARNRALDHIRMRGRRPAIGGDETELTGKAAESDTAGEAIEALATDSTLSLIARLPQDQAEAVVLRVVVGLDAKSAAETLGKRPGAVRTAAHRGLKRLAELLGAETAEAAGTADPESAEALDALPPQREPPDRAVTSASVTHTRARTQKDM